One part of the Solanum dulcamara chromosome 8, daSolDulc1.2, whole genome shotgun sequence genome encodes these proteins:
- the LOC129901139 gene encoding auxin-induced protein X15-like, with translation MSKGRINGKNKKNGIVKKLRKRFLLGKKFPMDDQSENESRDVPEDVKEGHFAVIATNDDELKRFVVPLCCLTHPSFLRLLEQAAEVYGFDHEGALTLPCRPSEMERILALIYMEFARDCLA, from the coding sequence ATGTCGAAGGGTAGAATAAATGGGAAGAATAAAAAGAATGGGATAGTGAAGAAATTACGAAAAAGATTTCTACTAGGGAAGAAATTTCCGATGGACGATCAATCGGAAAATGAGTCGAGGGATGTACCGGAGGATGTGAAGGAAGGGCATTTCGCGGTCATTGCGACGAACGACGATGAGCTCAAGAGGTTTGTAGTGCCATTGTGTTGCTTAACACACCCTTCATTCTTGAGGCTATTGGAACAAGCTGCTGAGGTATATGGTTTTGATCATGAAGGTGCACTTACATTACCGTGTAGGCCTAGTGAGATGGAGAGGATTTTGGCGCTAATATATATGGAGTTCGCGCGTGACTGCTTAGCTTAA